In the genome of Bicyclus anynana chromosome 23, ilBicAnyn1.1, whole genome shotgun sequence, one region contains:
- the LOC112054117 gene encoding uncharacterized protein LOC112054117: MFQRLYLLILCSFNAQINQRCVLNSRTDFGQPLPVIIRNGELLLPNDNNGNVKLNYGEEMTLSCEGAGTITHPSVTQQLTTASVTCAGGDNFRNDNWLTFPARFAMFRCSDPPNTNRPIHTSRRKNRTCFGGNEIVQVGYTIQGQFYPSFESCFDHANLHPIYSKYTQKPYNALYQTRVDRPYFKDDGHYRNVPVDTLFSPRNQRDAVARFVGSLVETYVTEAQHLSRGHLAAKTDFVFAFSERATFHYVNCAPQWTGFNGGNWNTLEVDLRDHIHRAGYDTIIYTGTEGVSTLVDKSGRRVEIYLYNDVNNNPVIRVPQYFYKVVYDPSTKRGIAFVGINNPYYTASEARELFFCEDICRRSGNFSWLSWHPDNPAEGYTFCCTVPDFRNTIMHLPEFEVTGVLI, encoded by the coding sequence atgtttcaacGTTTATATTTGCTAATACTTTGCTCTTTCAACGCACAAATAAATCAACGTTGCGTTCTTAACAGTCGGACGGATTTTGGACAACCATTACCAGTTATCATTAGAAACGGCGAACTTTTACTGCCAAATGACAATAATGGGAATGTGAAACTCAATTATGGTGAAGAGATGACTTTGAGCTGTGAAGGAGCAGGCACTATTACCCATCCAAGCGTAACTCAGCAACTAACAACAGCTTCCGTTACCTGTGCAGGTGGCGACAATTTCAGGAACGATAACTGGCTCACATTCCCAGCAAGGTTCGCTATGTTCAGATGCTCTGATCCCCCAAACACAAATCGCCCAATACATACGAGCCGACGAAAGAATCGCACATGCTTCGGTGGAAACGAAATCGTACAAGTTGGCTACACAATTCAAGGTCAATTCTACCCTTCCTTCGAATCATGTTTCGATCACGCTAATTTGCATCCTATTTATTCGAAATACACTCAAAAGCCGTACAATGCGTTGTATCAAACGAGAGTTGATCGGCCATATTTTAAAGATGACGGCCATTATAGAAATGTTCCtgtggatactttattttcaccAAGAAATCAAAGGGATGCTGTAGCCAGATTCGTTGGATCTTTAGTCGAAACTTATGTTACTGAGGCACAACACCTTTCAAGAGGTCATTTGGCTGCCAAAACAGACTTCGTATTCGCTTTTAGCGAACGAGCAACATTTCACTATGTAAATTGCGCTCCGCAATGGACGGGCTTCAACGGTGGTAACTGGAATACTTTGGAAGTCGATCTAAGGGATCACATTCACAGAGCTGGTTACGATACAATAATCTACACAGGCACTGAAGGTGTATCAACACTTGTAGATAAATCAGGTCGTAGAGTCGAAATATACCTTTACAATGACGTCAATAATAACCCAGTGATTCGAGTCCCtcagtatttttataaagttgtgTATGATCCGTCAACAAAGCGTGGCATCGCTTTCGTTGGTATCAACAATCCATATTATACTGCTAGTGAAGCTCGGGAACTCTTCTTTTGTGAAGACATTTGTCGCCGATCTGGCAACTTTAGCTGGTTGAGCTGGCATCCCGACAATCCAGCAGAGGGGTATACATTCTGCTGCACAGTACCTGACTTCAGAAATACGATTATGCATTTACCGGAGTTTGAAGTGACTGGtgtgttaatttag